In the genome of Candidatus Kinetoplastibacterium desouzaii TCC079E, the window TTTTAGTATTACCAAGCAAACAAAACAGCCTATAACTATAAAAAAATATCTTTCCCAACCATTCTGATTAGATAATATACTAAAAGCTGCTCCCCAATTGTATATAATAGTTAGATCAAAGAATGAGTATATATTTATTCTTTCTGCGTATTTTATTGTTTGATCTAAATATGATTTAGTATATTGATCTACAATAATTAGAATAAATGCTATAAACAAACAATATTTTCTAAGATAATTACCTCTAGGGTTATATAATTTTTTTACCATAAGTTAAGCTTTACTGCGATTTTCACCATTTTTAAATAAATTTTCTATACATCTTTTACAAATATTTTCATATTCATTATATGTACATAGATCATCTCTCCAATGCCAACAACGCTGACATTTTTTATTATTAGATGACTTAACAATTACTTCTGTTTCTTGAGTCTTGGAATCGAAAATTGTGCATTTTGAAACAATAAGAACGAAATGCAAATCATTTTTTATGCTATCTAATATTTTTCTATCATGATTATTTGCATATATTTCTACTTCTGCTTGTAGAGATGATCCTATTTCATTATTTTTTCTTGTTTCTTCTAATTTTTTTTGAGTTAAATCCTTAATTGTTCTTATTTGGAGCCATTTTTCACATAAATAATTATCTGATTCTAATGTTTTTATTTCATGAAATAATTCTGTAAAAATAGTTTTTTTAAAAGAATTTTCTTTCAAGTCAATATTATTTGAATTTAACAATTCACGCCATGCTTCTTCTGCTGTAAATGATAAAATAGGTGCTATTATTTTTAATAAAGTTTGTGTGATCTCTAACAAAGCTGTTTGAGCTGATCTTCTAGCTAAGCTGTTAATAGCTGTGGTGTACAAACGATCTTTTAAAATATCTAAATAGAAAGCTCCTAAATCTTCTGAGCAAAATTTTTGTATTTTTGATATAGCTTTATGGAATTCATATTTTTCATAATAAACTCTAATTTCTTTTTGAAAATTATTAGTCATTATTAATGCATATTTATCGATTTCAAAAAGATTAGAATAGTCAACATGATTATTAAGATTAAAGTCACTTATATTAGATAATAGAAATCTTATTGTATTTCGTATACGTCGATAACTTTCTAC includes:
- the lspA gene encoding signal peptidase II, whose translation is MVKKLYNPRGNYLRKYCLFIAFILIIVDQYTKSYLDQTIKYAERINIYSFFDLTIIYNWGAAFSILSNQNGWERYFFIVIGCFVCLVILKQFIYKQATNIILFLSLTTILAGTIGNMIDRIINGYVIDFLLFYYNDFFFPAFNFADVYISFGTILLILSEVVNKKR